A window from Cydia pomonella isolate Wapato2018A chromosome 8, ilCydPomo1, whole genome shotgun sequence encodes these proteins:
- the LOC133520405 gene encoding bromodomain-containing protein DDB_G0280777-like: MRLVPAFLLVALFAIATAQDPTTDAINDNIIGIKPSVRLDPYIRKALLKALTELEENNNVTTDADDINTDDSTDGTSTAESELLQTGDVTENSPTQNPENIQIHSFVVNGQSAFANSTYVTPTFIDNNFSILSTTTGNVENQVTATLPTQSPQNEIFQTRESGLSLQHVRSAQERSTLDNTITSTSTLNSRPTTPTTTTTTTTTTTTTTTPKPTHNQDGENIEDVDKRDVQVFQAPLVAAFTVHQDAQGLPKKVVPIFQQQNIGNNVTPVASTTLTTGIPAPQIVPQPTPNQINPNFFINQQLALQKQLEEKQRILEEQLRQLQIQQRQQEEALRKQQFLFKQKQQLQQAQSQQQILLEQQRIQAINSGINFQGLPKPNPTNQFFNQNQGLRPQSSQVSIQASVPLEQVNNVNVQQQLPNREAVDFLLHLRNNQPEQFPLQENHVPIGITNFLQPNFQQGRNFNQVRPDDQFRQKGNRVFRQESGVGNFGFNNFQQQQQFNRFNSFNFAPNNRFLPLTRQNQFNPADIELKQLLFQTGLNARSPEDLNIVSKVLSLNHGVSINNNVSNRLSFDSRRQVRA; the protein is encoded by the coding sequence GTGCCGGCTTTCTTGCTCGTCGCGCTATTTGCAATAGCGACAGCGCAGGACCCCACAACAGACGCTATCAATGACAATATAATCGGGATAAAACCATCGGTCCGCCTCGACCCCTACATAAGAAAAGCTTTACTTAAAGCTCTCACCGAATTAGAAGAGAACAATAATGTCACCACCGACGCCGATGACATCAACACGGATGACTCTACCGACGGAACTTCAACCGCTGAATCGGAGCTGTTACAAACTGGAGACGTTACTGAAAATTCGCCTACTCAAAATccagaaaatatacaaatacattccTTCGTAGTCAACGGACAATCGGCGTTTGCGAATAGCACATATGTAACACCCACTTTTATAGACAACAACTTTTCAATTTTAAGCACTACCACAGGAAACGTCGAAAATCAAGTGACCGCTACACTTCCGACCCAATCGCCACAAAATGAAATATTCCAAACAAGAGAATCGGGCTTAAGCTTGCAGCACGTTAGAAGTGCACAAGAAAGGTCGACATTAGATAATACAATAACTAGTACGAGTACATTAAACTCTAGACCCACGACCCCAACAACGACAACGACGACGACAACAACGACAACTACAACAACTACGCCCAAACCCACGCACAACCAGGACGGAGAGAACATTGAAGACGTCGACAAACGGGACGTCCAAGTTTTCCAAGCACCCTTAGTTGCGGCCTTTACAGTTCATCAAGATGCTCAAGGATTACCTAAAAAAGTTGTACCTATTTTCCAACAACAAAATATCGGTAACAACGTAACGCCCGTAGCGAGCACCACACTCACCACGGGCATCCCGGCACCGCAAATTGTTCCGCAACCAACCCCCAACCAAATAAATCCAAACTTTTTCATAAACCAACAGTTGGCATTGCAAAAACAACTTGAAGAAAAACAGCGAATCCTTGAAGAACAGTTGCGGCAATTACAAATCCAACAAAGACAACAGGAGGAAGCATTGAGAAAGCAGCAGTTCCTTTTCAAGCAAAAGCAGCAATTGCAGCAGGCACAAAGTCAGCAGCAAATTTTACTCGAACAGCAACGCATTCAAGCTATCAACTCTGGAATTAACTTCCAAGGATTGCCAAAACCTAATCCAACCAACCAGTTCTTCAATCAAAACCAGGGTCTCCGACCACAGAGTTCTCAGGTGTCAATCCAAGCCAGCGTGCCGTTAGAACAGGTGAACAACGTAAATGTCCAGCAGCAGTTGCCGAACAGAGAAGCTGTCGACTTTCTTTTACATTTACGTAACAATCAACCTGAACAGTTTCCGCTGCAGGAAAACCATGTCCCAATTGGAATAACCAACTTTTTACAGCCTAATTTCCAGCAAGGCCGCAATTTCAATCAAGTCAGACCTGATGACCAATTTAGACAAAAAGGAAATCGAGTATTTCGTCAAGAAAGCGGTGTAGgcaattttggttttaataacTTTCAACAGCAGCAGCAATTTAATAGATTCAACTCGTTTAACTTTGCTCCTAATAACCGCTTTCTGCCGCTTACGAGGCAAAACCAATTTAACCCAGCTGATATTGAACTGAAACAACTGCTATTTCAAACTGGTCTGAATGCCAGAAGTCCTGAAGATTTAAATATCGTGTCTAAAGTTTTATCACTCAACCACGGCGTGTCAATCAATAATAACGTTTCAAACAGGCTGTCTTTTGACAGTAGAAGGCAAGTGAGAGCGTAA
- the LOC133520407 gene encoding coiled-coil domain-containing protein 12: MVIMELGESVGSLEEQALKRKERLKNLKRKNRTSENETSDAPAEKVSLPKPKFRSYKPQDETLQEAKLEDALPPAVEDEVKDLLEAGKEKVVLQDLDISSLAPRKPDWDLKRDVSKKLEKLERRTQKAIAELIWERLKQGKEDNLGAMITMTDKPSTDD; the protein is encoded by the exons ATGGTTATCATGGAACTAGGTGAAAGCGTCGGCAGCTTGGAAGAGCAGGCACTTAAAAGGAAAGAAAGACTAAAGAACTTAAAACGGAAGAACCGTACTTCAGAAAATGAAACTTCAGACGCTCCTGCTGAGAAAGTTTCATTGCCAAA ACCAAAATTTCGGAGCTATAAACCACAAGATGAGACCCTTCAAGAAGCCAAGTTGGAGGATGCTTTACCACCAGCTGTTGAGGATGAAGTAAAAGATTTGCTAGAAGCTGGCAAGGAGAAG GTAGTCCTTCAAGACCTAGACATATCAAGTTTAGCACCTAGAAAACCTGACTGGGACCTGAAGCGAGATGTATCAAAGAAACTAGAAAAGTTGGAACGGAGAACACAGAAGGCCATTGCAGAACTTATATGGGAGCGACTCAAACAGGGAAAGGAGGACAACCTTGGAGCCATGATCACAATGACAGATAAGCCTAGTACTGATgattga